The Ammospiza nelsoni isolate bAmmNel1 chromosome 27, bAmmNel1.pri, whole genome shotgun sequence DNA segment AATCTGGAAGGGATGAGGGGGAAATGGATGGCCTTGCCTTTGAGTTTTATTGCTTAATGTAGCTTGGGGAAGCACCAGGCAGGTCTGGTGCAGGGAGCACTCAGTGCACaccaggagccctgcagggctcaggagcagcctgggtttGATGGCTGCAACCCCCCTGAGATTCCAGAGGCAGGATAAACATGCTGAGTTCATCCAAAGACAATTTTGATAACTTCTGGAGGGATAATTGAGTTGCTGTGACTTGCTTGCTCTGAGAGATGAGAAATGTTCACCTGGGGGGTGCAGGGAGcgtggctgctccatccccactCCATGGATGGAAATGCAGCACAGGGATTGCTCATTTCCCCACGGTGCTGATTAACTtgaaagctgcagctgagggTTGACATTGTGCACAGATGTGCTAATCTGCAAACTGAGAAACTCCCATTATTTTCCATGCAGTGATTAGTAGGGAAAATGATATCTGATCTCCTGGAAAGATTAATGTCAGACACGAGCACATTTATCCTTCAATCTCAGCGCTGCACAAGGGATGGGAAGGGCTTTTTCATGCTtcaaaaactgcaaaaataacTCAGATAAACCTGGTAGTAAATTAAGAATCCCTTGGATGTGTAGTCTGCTGGGGTTCTCTAGGGTTTTGTTCTCTGTAGTGCTGTAGTTTCTTGCACTTGGTATGGGGCAGCTCTCAAATGCTCCATCTGATTTGGAATTGGGAACTGCTGTCTTTTCTGAGTGTCATTTGCTGAATGATTCAGAGTCTTTCCAGAATTACACATTCAGAAATAGTCCCACAATGTTGCTTAGGCCATAAAAATAACTCTGTAAGGGGCATGGGGAGGATACCCAGTCTATCCCAGAGCCAAATCCTTCTTCTTGCAtcatccctgctccagagcatGCAGCTTCACTGATGTCTAAagctctttttttgttttgttgtagGGATGTGGGTGCCAGCTGGACAGGCAATTGGTAAGTACATTATATGGGACcaattctgaaaggaaaaaaatcctcccaAGCACGGGTGCAGCTTCTTTGAGCATTCACAGTGATTTTTGGATTTCTGTAGGATTTAACCTACATTTAAAAGCTTGATTGAATTTGTCCTGGAAGAACAGAGGGGAAGACAGTGGCTTCTTAGCAGCTCAGTAATGGGAGCTGACACACATCCTGCTGTTCCAGCCACATTCATTTGTTACCAAGGGATTACATGCTAAACTGCAATTATTTACAGTGGGGATACTTAGAGGACAAATATTTCCCAACATGAGGATTCATAGAAGGCTGAACCTGTTTGAAATCCACCCAACAGCCTTACCCCATCTAGAGGAAGCtgactccagcagcagctccttggtaTTCATGTGGTTcactttttggtttttcttccttttccaggTGGATATGGACCCCCTCCTCCAGGCAGAGGAGCTCCTCCCCCACCACCTCCATTTACCTCATACATTGTCTCCACACCTCCTGGGGGATTCCCACCTCCACAAGGATTTCCACAGGGCTATGGCACCCCTCCACCATTTAGTAAGTGAcccccaggagctggagctcatCCAGCTTTTCCTCATTGTTTGCTGGACCTGGTTTCACCTATCCTTAATTATTTTCTCCAAATTATATATTCAGAGCAatagcattattttttttctttaattattttattcttgcaTGAAATAATCATTTCTGTTCTCTAGTTTAAATCTGTGTTGCTAAATAAATTTAGATACATTGTGCACCTTTGTTAGGACATCAGAGAGAAAACTTACAGCTCATTGTTGGTGACCTGGGCCAAACACTGGCAGGGTTTTTTGGAGGAGCTTAAGGAATTAAGGTCACAACTGGGACTGGAAATACAAATAGGATTTTAGCACCTACCTCTCAGGCCACCATTGCAAAAGTCTGTTACAAACCTGCTTTAAAGAAGATGGAAAATATGTCCAGTTATCACTTTTTACTCCTAAAATCTTGGTTAATTTGGCTTCCTCCTCACTTCTCATGTCTGTAAGCACAATTTGGTCCCCAGTTCTGCTTTAGCCctttctctgtgctctgtctTTGGGGGGACACTTCTCCCACCTGTGCAAGGTGCTGAGATCTTGGGGCCATCTTTGACCGACGTGTTGAGGTGAATCTGTGCAGCCACTGGTCACAAACACGTGGGGTGTAATAGCCTCAGAAATGTTGATTTTCAATTGTATCATCTCTAAAGCCAAGCAGGATGTTGATGTTCACCTGTTGTGTCCTTCCAGGTTTTAGTTATGGTGCTCCACCTCCTCCACCTGACCAGTTTGCCCCCCCTGGAGTCCCCCCTCCACCTGCCACTCCAGGGGCAGCACCACTCGCTTTTCCTCCACCACCACCTCCATCTCAGGCAACTCAGGACATGAGCAAACCCCCGACTGCTCAGCCAGAATTCCCTTACAGTCAGTTTGGTGAGTAACTGCTGCAATTCATCCCCTTTCCCTTTAGTCCTGGGTGCAGTGTTGGACACCGTTTGCTGCAGGCATTCTCCAGCATGGGAATGCTCCCACCAGCTCAAGCCATCCTTAAATCATGCAATGTTCTAGCCAGAGGGATTTTTCTTAGCTCTAAAGTGTTGCTTTTgtgctgtaaaataaataagCTTCAGGGATTTGTGCATTGCCAGAGTGAATTCCTGGTTTCCACAAACTTCCTCTCCAAAAGCTTTGCAGAGCTTGTAGTGAACTTTTTTGTGTCTCCAGACCTTGGAGAACAGATTTGAAGAGTAAAAGCAGCATGGAGAGACAGGCAGTGCATGTGTAAGGATCCAAACCTGTGCCTTTACCTCCCTTTTCTCATCCCTTCCCATCTCTCTGGAGATGCAGTTCTGTACAAAGCTTTATTGTGCTCTGTAGGAAACTTTGAGGTAGAAGGCTCTGAGCTAACAAGTTTTACAGCAGGCAGGCAATGCTACaaaaaacaaattctttttaaaattatgcctgtgctccagagtaaaattttggctgctgctccctgagggaGCTCAGAGGGAATTCTCATTCTCATCTTGCTCCTCTCAGCCCTGTTTCTCAGCACTGCTCTCCAAATAAGATCTCTCCAAAGAGCTCTGTactaatgttttttttttaagggattGTAATTGGTCAGTTTTTACTTCTGAAGGGAATTTTGCATGCAGCAGCCCATGGATTCAGGTTGTGCCCTGCTGGAACATGTTCTCCATGTGGTAGTGCTGCCTCAAGTTCCTGCAGAAACTTTCCTATGAGATGAAAACTTCAcaacatttatttaaatagaTAATATTCAAAATTCCAGCAATGTAAAGCAGCCTCTGAAGGAAGATGAGCCTTTGAGATGTTTGTGAAGCAGCATGTTCTCACGTTGATGagtttgaaatgttttttcatttgtttcttacACAGCTGATTTCCTGGATAGTTTTGCCCTTGTGACTCAAAAGTTTTTCTTGTTCTGCCAGCACTTGGCTCTTTGCAGACTCTTTTTGGAGTGGGTTGGACTCTTCTAAATAAAGCACaaatccctgcacagccagttACATCAGTGAGGAGCAGCCAGAGTCTGGGAGGAGTTGGAAGTTTAGGAAGGATCTGATGGAGAAGGATTCTTTATTTGGAGCAGTGGTGATAGGACAAGGGAAATGGCTTtgatctggaaaaaaaataggtttaAACTGGATCTTAGGAAAAACTTCTTCACTGTGAGGCTGTTGAGACCCtggcagagaagctgtggctgccctatccctggaagtgtccctaATTTGCATATATTTACATAAATGCATAAAGCTTGTGGGCTTTAAAGAACCACACAGTCCCCTAATGAGCACAAGGCAGTGTAAGGTTTATCCTGGGCATTGTCCTAAACCCTTCAGTGTATGCACCCAGGATGAGTGTCAGCACTAACACTCACCCtgcaaaatcaaattaattacattaatttaaaataattaaaaattcattatctCTGTGCAGTCCATTCAGTTCTGACTAGGATGGGTTTGtctgctcctcaccccaaaGCTTTATCTGCACTCCCAAGGTCAGGGAGGAGCCTCAGGCAGGTCCTGGAAGGTTCCCTGGTGTTCCTGTGGGGCTGTTGGAGAGGGTgagaggcagggacagggctcaggtttggggtttgttggggcagtgcagctctcccaggtttggggtttttgttggagcagtgcagctctcccaggtttggggtttgtgtcagggcagtgcagctctcccaggtttggggtttttgttggggcagtgcagctctcccaggtttggggtttgtgtcagggcagtgcagctctcccaggtttggggtttgtgtcagggcagtgcagctctcccaggtttggggtttattggggcagtgcagctctcccaggtttggggtttgtgttgGGGGAGTGCAGCTCTCccaggtttggggtttattgGGGCAGTGCAGCTCTCTCAGGTGTTTGTGTTGGAGCAGTGCAGCTCTCtcaggtttggggtttattggggcagtgcagctctctcaggtttggggtttgtgttggagcagtgcagctctcccaggtttggggtttgtgtcagggcagtgcagctctctcaggtttggggtttttgttggggcagtgcagctctcccaggtttggggtttattggggcagtgcagctctctcaggtttggggtttttgttggagcagtgcagctctcccaggttggggcagtgcagctctcccaggtttggggtttgtgttggagcagtgcagctctctcaggtttggggtttgtgtcaGGGCAGTGCAGCTCTCCCATCTGGGTAAAACCCCTCagtgagctgtgccaggccaggctTTATCCTGGTGATCCATCCAGGCTCAGGTTTGGAGCCAGACACTGAAACCACAGGGAAGCAGAGCCAGGTGTGGCACTCAGTGAGTCCTGAGTGGCTCTGCAGGTGTGTGCTGTGGGTTTCCTCCATCACAAACAACCTGAGCTCTGTGATTTGCACCACTGTGCAGAAACAGCAACTCGAGGTTGTGTTTTTCCACTCCCCTTGGCAAACAATCCCCTTGTAGTTTTGGGCTCCTGCTTATCTGTGTCTGAACAAGTGCCAGGAGGAGCAtttgcagctcccagagcctgaGCTCGCTGTGTTTTAGTGCTCATTAGTGCCAGCAAGTCCTTGAGGGACAGGCAGAGCTTGAAATTGAACTGCTGAAGATGTGCTAAGAGACTTTGTTTGGGATTAAGAGAGTTAAACCTGCTCTAAGCCTGCACAGAgagaggcagcactgcagaaatgctCTTGGTAATTAGGAGCCTTAATAGCATCTttcagagcaggggctggcactgaTGCCAGGATTAAAAGTCATATTTAATTAGGAGAATTTGAATTAAATTTCTCAATTTCTCAGTCGTCTTAATTTACATCTAGTTGTAAATTTTGTGTTGGTAGCAGGGATTGCAGCCAGTCTTTTCTCCTAGGTAGAAAAACAGGGGTTTCCTTTCCATCCCTAAATTCTGCTCACTCCAGAGTGGCCTTTGGTGCAGGTCCCAACCCAAAATCAAACTGCACCCAAAGCTGTGAGCAGATGGTTGaactgccagcctggctgggattACTCCAAAAAAACATCTCCCCCTTCCTGCACACctgttccctttgctttttGTAGAAAAGGAGGGAAGGTCCCTGCAggacccagagctgctgctcctcctggggaGGGAGCACTGTCAGGTGTGGGGTTCACACCAGCCACGGCTGCTCCTCGAAACTCATCCTTGtgcctttcccttctccccagggTATGGACAAGACTTGAATGGGTTTGGACaaggtttcttttctcttggaaaGGAAACCCCTGTTTTTCTCCCTGTCCTTAAATTCTGCTCGCTCTAGAGTGGCCTGTGGTGCAGGTcccaacccaaaaccaaactgCTCCCAAAACTGTGAGCAGATGGTTGaactgccagcctggctgggattACCCCAAACACGGTTCCACCTTCCTGCACACCTGTTCCTTTGTGATTTTTGCAGAAAAGGGGGGAGGATCCCTGcaggaccccagagctgctgctgctcccgggTGTTGTTCTGGGTTGTGTTCCTGGGCTGTCAGGTGTGGGATTCACACCCGTGGCTGCTCCTAGAAACTCTTCCTGtgcctttcccttctccccagggTATGGACAAGACTTGAGTGGGTTTGGACaaggtttcttttctcttggaaaGGAAACTCCTGTTTTTCTCCCTATCCCTAAACTCTGCTCACTCCAAAGTGGCCTGTGGTGCAGATCCCAAGCCAAAACCAAACTGCTCCCAAAACTGTGAGCAGATGGTTGaactgccagcctggctgggattACCCCAAACACGGTTCCACCTTCCTGCACACctgttccctttgctttttGCAGAAAAGGAGGGAAGGTCCCTGCAGgacctcagagctgctgctcctcccaggtGTTGTTCTGGGTTGTGTTCCTGAGAAGGGAGCACTTTCAAGTGTGGGATTCACAACCGTGGCTGCTCCTAGGAACTCATCCTGtgcctttctcttctccccAGGGTATGGACAAGACTTGAGTGGGTTTGGCCAAGGTTTCTCtgatcccagccagcagcccccTCCCTACGGAGGCCCCTCGGTGCAGCCCTCCAGCGGCCCCCCGGCAGGAGGCAGCGGCTTCGGGCGGGGACAGAACCACAACGTGCAAGGATTCCACCCCTACCGGCGCTAGCCTGGGCTGCCAATCAGGGAGTGAGTGCTGCCCACAGGGACCTCTGGGCCCAGCTGAAGCCCGGGATCCCAGACTTCTGAACTTGTGACAATCACATTACTTGATGGAAGAAAAACCTAacaacagttttttttttcttcggGGGGAGGGCAGGGGTTGGGGGCAGATGGCTtctgaaggcagagctgtgggtgtTTGGACTGcagtttttaaagattttcctttctctaacCCATCAgcacaaataaagaaaatgtcaCTGGTTCAAATTACAGggttttaaaaatgtcttcagCTTTAATTCAAAActtcaggtttcttttttttgaaattatttttcctgagcCTTTGTTTTACCGTATATTGTAAACTTttatgtttaaaagaaaaaaatatatacatttacaGATTGTGAAATTTTTAAGAGAAATTTTCTACTATGTATGCTggcttattttttaatttaaaacaggGTTTCCGTGAGCGCTGTCGGAGGCGGgggaagagctgcagcccctccctccctccctccccgcgGCAGTGCTGGGGCGGAGGGTTTGAAACTCTGGGAGTTGACAGAAACCTGCTGAGTGTattttgctgtttgttctggGGGCGGAGCTGGGCGGGGGCGGGCGCAGGAGCTGCTCGGAGGCTCCACCTGCCTCCCCCTCCCGAGGCCTCGGCCGGATGTGGATTTCCCTCAGGCAAAAAGGTTTTGGTGCGCTTGGCGCTGAGCAGTGCCAAGCCCTGGTTTGAATAAAGACAAGAACCTTTGGATTAGAAACACCAGCCTGTCtccatttttctggttttttttttttaattttttttgcttttgtgagTGTGGGTTTTCTGGAAGAGTCCTGGGGCAGCTTTGTGGTGTCACCAGCTGTGCCCTATGCAgagtggcactgccagggagccAGTGCTGCGTGGGTCTGACTGGGGAGGGATCCTGCAGCCCGGAGCAGATCCAGACCCTTGAGGAGCTTTGATCCAGCCTGATGTGGTGAAGGACTCACTGGTGTAATTAATCCCTGTTAATGGGGTGGGTTGGGATGTGTCTGTGCTCTGGAGGTCACTGTGTCTGTTCAGGGgcaattttgtattttgtgtgGTTCTGGTTCTGCTTGCTGTGAATCCTTCAAGCTCAAATCCTCGTGATTCTGCTCCTCTTACATCCATGAGCTCGAAATTCCTGCtggaacaggagctgctccagggatgccTCTGCAGGCGTCACTTCTGAGCCCACCTGGATCGCCCCCAGGAGTGTGAATCCATGGAAATGtcacagccccaccctgggTACACCTGGAACAGAGGACACCCAACATCTTCACCTCTTCTGGAATAAAACCCTTTGGATTGTCTCCTGTCTGTGCAGaaccagctcctccaggcccgTGTGGGCCGTTAGATCTGGGACCTCCTGCGGGGGCCAGACCGGACCAACCTGTGCAGAACGAGCCGGTTCCGCTGGGCCCCACCCGCAGCTCTGGCCCCCGCGGGGAGGTGAAGCCCCACAGGTGAAAGATGAAGGCGGCTTCCCAAAAAAGCGTGGGATGCTCAGAGCCGGGGTGACTGTGACTGCTGGGTTCCACCTTGTGCCAGCGGGAAGGAAACCCGACATTTCCCCGGATCAGCAGGGGCAGGTTtggggggaagaggaggctCCGTCCCTCTCAGCTGTCCCCAAGCTGTCCTGGGGCTGCGGCCCCTTTAAGGGCACTGAGGGCGGAAGCGCTGCCCGGCTGCGCTTTCCCCGCCCATTCCGCCCGCGCTGCTCTCGCGAGATCTGCCGCTTCCGGCGCGAGCGCGGCCTTTCCGAGCGGCCCAGGCCAAGATGGTGGGTATGGGGGAGGCCCTGCCGGCACTATCGGGCCCCATCCGCCGCCATCCGGGCTTCACCCGCCGCGGCGGCGCCGCCTGGGGCTCGGGGCTTTCCtgggggatggggaatgggcCTCCCCGGGGCGCtgcggggcgggagcggggctgaggggagggagCGGCCTGGGCGCCCCGCAGAGCTCGGTGGGGCCGCGGCCTTGAATCCACTGGTCCCCCTCCCTGACCCGACCCCCCTGTCCCGCTGCAGGCGGAGGTGGAGCAGAAGAAGAAGCGAACCTTCCGCAAATTCACCTACCGCGGGGTGGACCTGGACCAGCTGCTCGACATGTCCTAGTAAGGGCTGGTAGGGGATCGGGGGAGCCCGGTCTGCGCCATACTCAGGTTGTGTTCAAATACCGACAATAACGGTGTTcggtgctcagctgctgcttttggggcTCTTTAAAGTCCCTCAGTGGGTGACACCATCAGTGTGGGGTCCCGGCTCGGTTCGGGTGATGCTGAGGGTGTGGGGTCCCAGGAGGTCTCCCTACTGTGTACCCATCTCCGTCTGGGTGACACAGACTTTGGGGTCTCTGCGGGGCTGTACCCCGGCTCACCTTGGCTCTTGGGGGTCTCTCCAGGATGTACCCCAGGCTCAGTTTGGGGTCTCTGGCCATCTCCTGGGCCTGTACCCCTGGCTCTGTCTAGGTAACACTGCGGCTGTGGGgtctctgggctctctccagggtttggggtccctgggCTGTTCCCCAGGCTCTGTCTGGGTAACTCTGTGGCTGTGGGGTCTATGAGTTCTCTCCAGGCTGTAGCCCAGGCTGGGTTAGGGGTCCCTGGGCTATTCCTCAGGCTCAGTTTGGGGTGTCTTTGGGCTGTACCCCAGGCTCAGTTCGGGGTCCttgagctgtccctgagccatccctgtcccctggcagcGAGCAGCTGATGCAGCTGTACAGCACATTCCCCAGGCTGGGTTGGGGTGTCCCTGAGCTGTTCCCAGGCTGGGTTGGGGTGTCTCTGGGCTGTTCCCCTGGCGCAGTTTGGGGTCCCTGAgccgtccctgtccctgcagcgaGCAGCTGATGCAGCTGTACAGTGCGTTTCCCAGGCTGAGTTAGCTGTTCCTGGGCTGTACCCCAGGTTGGGTTAGGGGTTCCTGGGCTGTtccccaggctgggtttggggtccttgagctgtccctgagctgtccctgtccccctgcagtgagcagctgaTGCAGCTGTACAGTgtgctccccaggctgggttagctgtccctgggctgtccctgagccatccctgtccctgtcccctgcagcgAGCAGCTGATGCAGCTGTACAGCACATTCCCCAGGGTGGGTTTGGAATCCCTGGGCTGTTCCCCAGGCTGGGTTAGGGGTCCCCAGGCTCAGTTTGGGGTCCCTGAgccgtccctgtccctggcagcgAGCAGCTGATGCAGCTGTACAGCACATTCCCCAGGCTGGGTTGGGGTGTCCCTGAGCTGTTCCCCAGGCTGGGTTGGGGTGTCTTTGAGCTGTtccccaggctgggtttggggtccctgagcTGTTCCCCAGGCTGGGTTGGGGTGTCCCTGAGCTGTTCCCCAGGCTGGGTTGGGGTGTCTCTGGGCTGTtccccaggctgggtttggggtccctgagctgtccctgagccgtccctgtccctgtcccctgcagcgAGCAGCTGATGCAGCTGTACAGCACATtccccaggctgggtttgggatccctgggctctccccaggctgggttggggtgtccctgggctctccccaggCTGGGTTGGGGTGTCTCTGGGCTGTTCCCCTGGCGCAGTTTGGGGTCCCTGAgccgtccctgtccctgcagcgaGCAGCTGATGCAGCTGTACAGcgcgcggcagcggcggcgccTGAACCGCGGCCTGCGCCGCAAGCAGCACTCGCTGCTCAAGCGCCTGCGCAAGGCCAAGAAGGAGGCGCCGCCCATGGAGAAGCCCGAGGTGGTGAAGACCCACCTGAGGGACATGATCATCCTGCCCGAGATGGTGGGCAGCATGGTGGGCGTCTACAACGGCAAGACCTTCAACCAGGTGGAGATCAAGGTGAGCTGGGGGCTCTGGCACCGAGCTCAGTGTCCGGGGTGTTCGCTGTAACTCTTTGTAAATCCTGCTCGTTCCCTGTGTCTGGGGGGGTCCAAGCTCCTCAGAGCGGGGTTGGCTCAGAGGGACACCTGGAGGTGTCATCCCAGGAAGGGCCAGCTCCCACAGGGGTCTCAGTGTggctctgaagcactgaaatggCTGTGGAGTGATCCAtgtgctcagcccagcctgccagcactgctTGGGAATGAAACAGATCCCTGAGCTTTCCAGGAGTGGAATTACCCATGGGGTGCTGTCACCTGATACCACCAGTGGGATTAAATGCCATTTTCTTGCTCCTACCTGGCATTAAATCCCACCTGGAAGGGCACAAATGCCCCTGTGGCTCCTGTGTCACCTCCCCAggaggggcagtgctggggaagccCATCAAGGCACCAGgggaggagcagtgctggagtaaccagctgtgccaggctcctgggatggggatggggacaggagggggatgtccccgtgtccccagctctgtccccagcacgGATCTCTCCCCTTGCAGCCCGAGATGATCGGCCACTACCTGGGCGAGTTTTCCATCACGTACAAGCCGGTGAAGCACGGCCGGCCTGGCATCGGTGCCACCCACTCCTCCCGCTTCATCCCGCTCAAGTAGCTCCGGGAGGGAGCCTCCTGCAGTGTAAATAAAGAAATTCCACCTGGATCCCTCTGTCTCCTGCCTCTCCATTCCcagggtgaggggctggggtgtGCTGAACTCCACTCCACCATCATTGCATGTTTCCCTGAGTGTTTCCAGGGTTTTGGCACTGCTTTCTGTCAGCACCTGCAGCAAACAAATCACCTTCATGTGGGTTTAGTGAATGAATTATTCCTTGTTCTTCACTGGGAAGTGGGGAATGGCACTTTAATATTTACAGCATTTCCATGTATTTAACTTCATTTGTTAATAAAAATACTGGGAATGAAGAAATGTGGAACTGGGGGAAGGCAGGGGGGGTTCCCAGGCTCAGAACCAGCCTGAGTCCCAGGAGAAGCTGCCAAGGCCCATCACAGGATGTTGAAACCCCAAACTATTATTTTCTTGTCCTTAATTGGGGAACCCAAAGGATTTTGGTGGCAGGGATCACGGAGTGGCACCGGGTGGGGGGTGAGCTGAGGGtttgcagctcaggctgggagggagggatg contains these protein-coding regions:
- the DAZAP1 gene encoding DAZ-associated protein 1 isoform X3, with product MTQRNRGPEVEVKRAEPRDSKSQTPGPPGASQWGSRIMPSAANGWAGQPPPTWQQGYGPQGMWVPAGQAIGGYGPPPPGRGAPPPPPPFTSYIVSTPPGGFPPPQGFPQGYGTPPPFSFSYGAPPPPPDQFAPPGVPPPPATPGAAPLAFPPPPPPSQATQDMSKPPTAQPEFPYSQFGYGQDLSGFGQGFSDPSQQPPPYGGPSVQPSSGPPAGGSGFGRGQNHNVQGFHPYRR
- the RPS15 gene encoding small ribosomal subunit protein uS19, coding for MAEVEQKKKRTFRKFTYRGVDLDQLLDMSYEQLMQLYSARQRRRLNRGLRRKQHSLLKRLRKAKKEAPPMEKPEVVKTHLRDMIILPEMVGSMVGVYNGKTFNQVEIKPEMIGHYLGEFSITYKPVKHGRPGIGATHSSRFIPLK